TTTGAGTTCGAGAAGAGAAAGTTGGGCAAAGATGATGTCCGAGAATTAATTTACAGAGAGGTACAATTGCTCAGCTATTTTGTGGAGATACAGTAGAGCTGCTGCCCGACTCTGTAGTTAGCTAACAACTTCTACATCTTTCAGATTTTAGAGTACCATCCTCAGATGTTGCAAGAATACCTACGTGGAGGAGACCAGATGAGCTTCATGTACCCTAGGTGAGACCATTATTTTCCCTTAGAAACAAGATTTACTTGTGTTGAGAATTTTATGATGACTATGCTTTACTCTCTTCTGCATACACTGAATTATGCCAGTTATATGTATATGACTGGTTGATGGTATATTGCAAACTCTGATGTTTGTGCATGTATGTTGACAGTGGGGTGGATCGCTTTAAGCAGCAATTCGCTCATTTGGAAAAAGGTGGTGCAAAGGGTGAAAAATCCAGTCCACAGTTGCGACAAAATGCTTCCTTACCAAGGTAATATGCTCTGACCGAGACTTAAATGTATACTTCCAAGGCAATAAATATCTTTATGTAGAATGGGCATGTCGATACTTATGGACGAAATATTTGTTTTCTAACCAAAATTTCTTTCCTTTGACAACCTTGTACAAATTTCCCAAAGATGATCTGTTTGGACTTGGCAAGAATATTCAACAAAATAAAtacttcatcataagtatcatatttgttttgctttttgCAAGTTGCCAGAGATTTTAAATCAAATATTTTTTAATGTTAAATTTGATAGAGAATAATGTTTCACATGATCAGATGCTTATATATACATATAAAATGAGTCATCCTACAAATAGACAACCTTTTAAGTTTTTGTATCTAACAATTCTCGCATCTTGTCTCAGGGAAAGAGCAATTGGCAATAAGCACGGAGATAGTGACTACCAAGTAAAGCTGAATGCAGGTGAAAAGCCAGTACATGCATCAGTGACAGATGGAATAAGCAAACCCCTCATGAGTGCTCGGAGCTTACTGAAGAGTGAAACCATGAGTGCTTCCAAGTGTATAggtgaaataaaaaataaagatgtGAGTTCAGCTCGTCCTTTGTTACTACAGTAAATATATTTGCCCCCTCTTTTCTTACGAAATTGCTGGTATATTTGAGTTCCATACTTGCAGGCTGTCTTTCACCTTTTTTTTTTCCTTTGGAGTGTTTAATTGTTTATATCTCTAAGATATCTATATCTAATTTGAGCAATTTCTTAGTTAATGCTGCAATGTCCATTCAACATTTTCCAGGATGAATACGAGAGCGTGGATGCAGCTGACGGCGTCTCTCAGAAGATCGCTCAACTGAAAACCTGATTTTCGAAGTTTACAGAAGCGATCGGTAGTATATACTATGTACAACAGCATGTCTATAGGCGCTCAAGATCAGAATGATCTTTAACCCAAGCCAAGAATTCTATACAACAAATAAGACCACAAAATCATCTGTTATGGTAACCTTGTTGTGCTGTAATGTAAAATTTTCTACTCGTTTTTTGTACTTTGTCAAAGAAGAACCATGTCTAACCGACAAGCTAGTTCCTCGTCCTTTCCTCGGAGGAGCTGCCATGATCCTGTACAATTTTGTCAATATGAAGTATCACGCCCCTATATTTCTGTTCATATGGTGCTATTCTGATCTTGTAAACCTTCTGCAATCAGAGATGCTCTTTGCCTCTGTTAATTTATGCAAATGTTTGTCTAGAGACGCTCCTTGTGCCCGCTATATATGGAAATGCTTGCCATATTTTCCATTATTACATGTTTCACTTGAGGTGATATGGCAATATTATTTTTCATCGATGGAGTTAACATGTTTTTTGGGGGTAGTCGGTAGTTGTTAGACATCGGTACAAGATTAGTGAAGAAAGTGTCTCTTCACTGGACTTGGACAATGTTGATACATGGTATTTAGTGTTTGTTGTGAGAATTGATCAATTGGCTTTTGGATTGGATCGGAAGCTTCAGAAGAAAGAAAAAAGACCTCATTTCTCACCTGCGCTTCCTCCCAATTACTCTCTCTTCTCATGCCCGAATTCCCTGTAATTTCGAAGTGAGAGCGGTGGTTCCTTGGCAGAAATGTGTGGGTTCTTAACACCACAACTTCATTATTCTCTGATTGTTGACAATGTTGGATGATTCTATTTCTGAATGACCAACATTAGTAGTTAGTAGTTAGGTTAGAAATTTATGGATGAAAAAAGTCATAGGGAGGAGGGAGGGGGGTAAATGCCCTCCCTTCCAGCTCAAGTGTGACAATGCCATTATCTAAACTCGTCGCCAATTTATATGGTGGCCTAACCGACATTTAGTTGCCCTCGATTGAAGATATGTGATGTATGTGTTAGCTGCCTTCGCCGCCTTCGCCGCCTTCTCCGCTTCATCGCCCTCAGCACTCTCCATCGCATTAGACATTATCTcgatccttcttcttctcctttgaacAACCATTTTCTATTTCAAGGTAGTGCACGTCTCTTCACTCGATCCAGGCTTCTCCTTGCACTCGATCTAGCTAAGTGTCTGTCAGATTTTCCATCCGCCTCCGAGGAATAGTTGGATGGGCGGCTCTTAGAGTACATGGTCNNNNNNNNNNNNNNNNNNNNNNNNNNNNNNNNNNNNNNNNNNNNNNNNNNNNNNNNNNNNNNNNNNNNNNNNNNNNNNNNNNNNNNNNNNNNNNNNNNNNNNNNNNNNNNNNNNNNNNNNNNNNNNNNNNNNNNNNNNNNNNNNNNNNNNNNNNNNNNNNNNNNNNNNNNNNNNNNNNNNNNNNNNNNNNNNNNNNNNNNNNNNNNNNNNNNNNNNNNNNNNNNNNNNNNNNNNNNNNNNNNNNNNNNNNNNNNNNNNNNNNNNNNNNNNNNGATAGGCGAGTCAGAGCATAGCTTATCGATGCCACTTTCCACATTCACTGATCCGATGATCTCCACCCTCCACCTTACAATGCACATGCATCCCAAAAAAATTCATTGGGTCCCGTGGGGCTGCAGGGGATAGGAGACTAGTTTCTAGGATGTGGATGTGTCAACATAACAACGAGCACTTGTGTTTGCGTGTCTTGCCTCAAGGTGGTAATGGGGAATACCCTCTGGATATTGTTAAACCATTCCCACACATGTGGGAATGGGCAAATgtcctcctctccagctcctctgatTTCACCATGTTAccgaaaaacaaacataacttctcCTCATCTCTTTCTTAACTGCCAAATATGTATGGAAAACACAACAACTTTGTATACTTGATCCCTAATTAACAAACTATACTAGCCATCGGGGTTTATTTCATGTTACAATAGGAAATAACCGAAGTTCGCTAAACTTCTGTGCTTCAAACATGTGCGAACTGTTTTCTTTGACTCCCACTAATCTAGGCCAATCAGCTTCACGCGCCGCACATCCTTATGATTTGTGAATGGAGGGAATTCAAACTCAGCGCTGCATTTTGCATCTATAGCATAAGAGCAATTAAACTAGGCCGAACCAATCTTGCGTCGGAACCCCTGCGTCAATTTGATCTCCGACGCGGGAGAACATTTCGTTCATGGCGAGTCCTCCGTCATAGCAGCCCAAGGATGATGTAGTAGAGCAGGACGATCGGAAGGGCTATTAGCATGCCAAATATGACCCTGTAGAAAGgcaaaatagaaaataaatggcGTGAACCTAAATTCTTGATCATATTAGGGCATTCTCCATTTCAGGTATGCTTAGAGTGCTATCAGGTTTTCGTCCCATAATTGGTCTCGGATTAGAATTTTTCCCCAATGGTACGtttctcgacgacgcgtcgagccctaTCCCATTTCCTCTCTTGATTTTGACCGGCGTATTTTTATTATAAAGTTATATGAAAAGATAGAGTAATTCTTACTGGGGGAGATATTTGATACTGATTGTTCTTGGCTTACCCGGTGCACAGAATGGCGGCATGGAGGTTGTACTCTTTGGCGAAGACGAACGGCACGATCCCTTGCGGCAGAGTGGCCTACGTACATACATGGCAACATGTCACGTACGTACTTTGGTTTTTGAGAATTACGTACGTACTTTGTTGGAATTGTCATCGTCATGTATTGTGTTGTACTGGAATCATATATTCGTACGTACCAGCCACGTACCTGGACAACGGCGATGCGCAGCAGCGTGCCTCGGAGGCCGACGGCGGCGGAGGAGACGGCCATGACCGCGGGGCCGAGCAGGAAGCGGACGGCCATGGTGGACGCCGCCGCGGATTTGCCGCAGGCGATGAGCTTGGGCTGCAGGGCCATGAATAGCCCCAGGCTGAACATGGCCATCCCCAGCCCCGCGTCGGAGAGGATGGAGATGGACTTGGCCACGATCGCCGGCATCGTGACGTGGTACCTGCGGCGACGAGTCGGCACGGCCGTCGTCATGACTGATCATCACCGGTCgatcgaagaagaagaaaatggatcacGTACCGGAACTCGATGAGTGACCAGACGAGGCCGACGACGCTGGCGTACGTGTTGGGGTTCCGGATCAGCCGGCGCCACACCATGGTCAGGATCAGCCGCAGCATCACGCTCGCCGGCGGCTTTCCCACCTCGTCGCCGACCTTCTTCGTCTCATCCTGCTCCTGCTCCTTCTCCGTCGCCTCCGTGCCGGCCTCCAGCCTCTCCAGCGACTCCTGCGCTGCCGCCTCAGAAATGACGCGCTCGACGCCGGCCACTCCCGTCCGGTTCACTGCAACAAAGTTCACGCtcgagtttttttttaatttttgagcAAAAGAGAGGTTTTCGTTCACGTTCGGCTACGTGTGCGCGTTTGTGAGGTGATCAGATACTGATAAGGCGGGGTCAGTTTGGGGATGTGGAGAGAGACTGATGGGCGTACATCTGGAGGAGTCGGAGTTGGTGGACGTCGCGTCGGAGGGGGTACGCCGGCGGCCGCTTTCCTTGGCGCTGCTGCGGAAGACCGGCAGGCCGCTCACCTCGGACGCGCCGGACGCGCCGGAGCTCCAGTCGAACATGTGCACGTTGTCCTTGGGGTCCTCGACCGGCGCCACGGCCGCCGTCGATCTGCCCCGCGGCGCGTGCTCGTCGTAGCTGGCCGACGGCCTCGGCGTGTGCTGCCGCGACGAGTGCAGCGAGAACAGGTCGGCCGCGCCGAAGCTGGACGCGCGCACCGcgccgtgcggcggcggcggcggcggcggcagagcaggcgcggcggcgccgccgccgcctcccgtggTCGCGGAGAAGTCGCCGTGGGTGAAGCTGGAGGAGCCCCTGGGCGTGTGGTTCCGCGACGAGCTCACCGAGAAGATCTCCACGCCGGTCACGCTCGACTCGCGCGCCGGCGACGGCATCCCCGCCGCGGCGCCGTTGAGGAGGGAGCGGCGGGAGAGCGACGCCGCGGACCGGCGCACGACGACGCGCATGCTCCCGTCGGGCGCGACCTCGGCCTGCGCCTCGGCGTGGCTTCCGTCGAGCGACACGACGTCCGGGTCGACGCGCacgtcggcgacggcggcggccgggaaCCTCCCCGAGATGAGCAGGCGCGCGGCGCGGAACTCGAAGAGGAAGAGAAGCAGCGTGCACCAGATGATGCACTGGAGGACGACGATCTGCACCATGAGGTCGCCGGCGTGGCGGCCGTACATGGCGACGAGGAGCGGGATGCCCATGATGAGCGTGTTGGGCATCGTCGCGGAGGAGAAGAGCGTGATGGACCAGTCGAGCCCGGCGAAGGGGACGGGGAGGCGGGACCACACGGCGAGCGAGGCGAGGACGAGGAGCTTCTGCAGCGTATCGGCGGCGGCGAAGCGCAGGTCCATGGCGTACAGGTTGCTGCCGGAGATGACCTTGAAGGAGAGCAGCGGGACGGCGAAGACGGCGACGAAGCGGTTGATCCCGGCGCACTGGTCCGCCGTGATCACCCCCCACCACCGCACCGAGCCGTACGCCAGGATCATCGCCACGTACAGCGGCACCATCGCCGTCAGCACCGTGTACAGATCATGCCACGAGATCATGGCGCCGCCCAGCTGGCCACGTACAGGACTtgctcctcctccgacgacgacgacgatcacCGCGCCGCCGGCCGAGCGATCTTTGACTGGGCGATCAGTGGAGGGATCGAGGATCTGGAGTCGGTTGCATGCAAATCGATGGAGAGCGAGTGGATCGCGGGCAGTGCGGTGTGTCCGTGCTCCTGGGTTGAGTTTTGCGGCACGCGCGGGTGGGGACTATTTATACCGTGGGCCGGGTCTGCATCTCGACCGAGGCCCGCGAGGCATTCCGAACGGTAAATCACATCAAATCCCAAGTGGGTTTTTGCCTCGTGTTTCTTTCCCTCTTTTCATCTCACGATGAAACCTTTCAACTTACAACGTGTTTCTTTAGactaaaaaatattttaaaaaatacaACGCGTTTCTTTCTGCATTTTCGTCACAACGAGCTGTCGAACCAGAAACTGAAATGCTGATAAGGAACGTCTGTTTGACCTCTGCCTTTTCGCGGCTAGATATTTTCTGGGTTTTGCGGTGCGATGCTTTCCGTGTTAATGTATGCATGTATGTTTCTAGGGCATTTCTAAGATGTTGATACTCTGCGTATCTAGGAAATTAGATGCATGCGTCTACAAAATAGACGAAATTCACCATAAAGTTGTATGTGTAGCAAAGCGCGTGATGCATGAGATCTTCCACCGAAGAAGGAACTCACAAATGTAGCCAAAGAATAGACGCTGCTGATTTTGAATCTCAAATGGTAAGTGCCACCCATGCGGCATGAAGCATTCCGACCTTGACGTTTTTTACGACTGAAGTTGTCATACGAAAGTTGTCATCATCG
The sequence above is a segment of the Triticum dicoccoides isolate Atlit2015 ecotype Zavitan chromosome 1A, WEW_v2.0, whole genome shotgun sequence genome. Coding sequences within it:
- the LOC119356416 gene encoding probable auxin efflux carrier component 3b, with amino-acid sequence MISWHDLYTVLTAMVPLYVAMILAYGSVRWWGVITADQCAGINRFVAVFAVPLLSFKVISGSNLYAMDLRFAAADTLQKLLVLASLAVWSRLPVPFAGLDWSITLFSSATMPNTLIMGIPLLVAMYGRHAGDLMVQIVVLQCIIWCTLLLFLFEFRAARLLISGRFPAAAVADVRVDPDVVSLDGSHAEAQAEVAPDGSMRVVVRRSAASLSRRSLLNGAAAGMPSPARESSVTGVEIFSVSSSRNHTPRGSSSFTHGDFSATTGGGGGAAAPALPPPPPPPHGAVRASSFGAADLFSLHSSRQHTPRPSASYDEHAPRGRSTAAVAPVEDPKDNVHMFDWSSGASGASEVSGLPVFRSSAKESGRRRTPSDATSTNSDSSRLNRTGVAGVERVISEAAAQESLERLEAGTEATEKEQEQDETKKVGDEVGKPPASVMLRLILTMVWRRLIRNPNTYASVVGLVWSLIEFRYHVTMPAIVAKSISILSDAGLGMAMFSLGLFMALQPKLIACGKSAAASTMAVRFLLGPAVMAVSSAAVGLRGTLLRIAVVQATLPQGIVPFVFAKEYNLHAAILCTGVIFGMLIALPIVLLYYIILGLL